Proteins from a genomic interval of Providencia stuartii:
- the glrR gene encoding two-component system response regulator GlrR, which translates to MTSRKSANLLLVDDDPSLLKLLGMRLSSEGFKVITAESGMEALKLLQKEKVDLVISDLRMDEMDGMALFDEVQKHHPNLPVIILTAHGSIPDAVAATQRGVFSFLTKPVDKDALYKAIDDALALSSTPISDEEWSEGIVTRSPLMIRLLEQAHMVAQSDVSVLINGQSGTGKEVLAQAIHKASPRANKPFIAINCGALPEQLLESELFGHAKGAFTGAVSSREGLFFAASGGTLFLDEIGDMPMPLQVKLLRVLQERKVRPLGSNRDLDIDVRIISATHRNLPKAMEKNEFREDLYYRLNVVNLRIPALNERAEDIPILANHLLRESASRHKPFVRSFSTEAMKCLMSASWPGNVRQLVNVIEQCVALTTTPVISEALVSQALQGENTALPTFVEARNQFELNYLRKLLQMTKGNVTQAARMAGRNRTEFYKLLARHDLEANDFKE; encoded by the coding sequence ATGACCAGCCGTAAATCAGCAAATCTATTGTTGGTGGATGATGATCCTAGCCTGCTGAAATTACTCGGTATGCGCTTAAGCAGCGAAGGGTTTAAAGTCATAACAGCTGAAAGCGGAATGGAAGCGTTAAAGCTACTACAAAAAGAAAAAGTTGATTTAGTCATTAGCGACTTGCGAATGGATGAAATGGACGGCATGGCGCTGTTTGATGAAGTTCAAAAACACCATCCTAACTTACCTGTGATCATCTTAACTGCCCATGGCTCTATACCTGATGCCGTTGCAGCAACCCAACGGGGGGTATTTAGTTTTCTCACTAAGCCTGTTGATAAAGATGCATTGTATAAAGCGATTGATGACGCACTGGCATTGTCTTCAACACCGATCAGTGATGAAGAGTGGAGCGAGGGGATTGTGACACGTAGCCCGTTGATGATTCGGCTGCTAGAACAAGCCCATATGGTGGCACAATCGGATGTCAGCGTATTAATTAATGGGCAAAGTGGTACAGGTAAAGAAGTCCTCGCGCAAGCCATTCACAAGGCCAGTCCTCGGGCGAATAAGCCATTCATTGCTATCAACTGTGGCGCTTTACCTGAACAGTTATTAGAGTCAGAACTCTTTGGTCATGCAAAAGGGGCATTTACAGGTGCTGTGAGTAGCCGTGAAGGGCTATTTTTTGCAGCGAGTGGAGGCACCTTATTTCTTGATGAAATAGGTGATATGCCAATGCCTTTACAGGTGAAATTACTGCGTGTGTTACAAGAGCGTAAAGTACGGCCATTAGGGAGTAACCGTGACTTAGACATCGATGTGCGGATTATTTCTGCTACCCATCGTAATTTGCCTAAAGCCATGGAAAAAAATGAATTTCGGGAAGACCTCTATTATCGTTTGAATGTCGTGAACTTACGGATACCTGCACTGAACGAAAGAGCAGAAGATATCCCTATTTTGGCGAATCATTTATTACGTGAATCGGCATCAAGGCATAAACCGTTTGTACGTAGTTTTTCCACCGAGGCAATGAAATGCTTAATGTCAGCCAGCTGGCCGGGTAACGTGCGTCAATTAGTTAACGTAATCGAACAATGTGTTGCGTTGACGACAACACCTGTTATTAGTGAAGCATTAGTGAGCCAAGCTTTACAAGGTGAAAATACGGCATTGCCAACCTTTGTTGAAGCGCGTAACCAATTCGAATTGAACTATTTACGCAAGTTACTGCAAATGACGAAAGGTAATGTCACTCAAGCGGCTCGTATGGCGGGAAGAAACCGTACAGAGTTTTATAAGTTATTGGCTCGTCACGATTTAGAAGCGAATGACTTCAAAGAATAA
- a CDS encoding methyltransferase, translating into MNVQSNNRIETIDMQPALHVLEQTIGFVFQAALRAAVQLNIADHLTQGAKTIHQLADSMNVDAKIIKKILRVLATRNIFTCQGGTHYALTPEAAFLCSDHPYSLRPAILWLTDKTFWLTSARFAQFAYGRKPFEELFGATFFEYWEKKASQPDGFDEGQASLSKIENEFILQNYTFPQNIIVADIAGGLGNLLLEVLARNPSLKGILFDKKHVLEKNILSKLNDNTRWKLQSGSFFEQCPEADIYLLKYITHDWPDDKLVEIFKTIRNAMKPTSKLLIMDAVIPEDNAPHFGKELELICLSVIHDSNERTKNEFMELFSQAGLRITQIIPTNSHISIIETVPI; encoded by the coding sequence ATGAACGTACAATCAAACAATAGGATAGAAACCATTGATATGCAGCCCGCGCTGCATGTGCTGGAACAAACTATCGGTTTTGTCTTCCAAGCTGCGCTACGTGCTGCTGTGCAGTTAAATATCGCAGACCATTTAACACAGGGAGCAAAAACCATTCATCAGTTAGCCGATAGCATGAATGTGGATGCAAAAATAATTAAAAAAATCCTGCGAGTACTTGCGACACGTAACATTTTTACCTGCCAAGGGGGAACCCATTACGCGCTCACTCCAGAAGCCGCATTTTTATGCTCGGATCACCCCTACTCATTACGTCCCGCAATCCTCTGGCTGACAGATAAAACCTTTTGGTTAACCAGTGCAAGGTTTGCACAATTCGCTTATGGAAGAAAGCCATTTGAAGAGCTATTCGGCGCTACATTCTTTGAGTACTGGGAAAAAAAGGCTTCACAACCGGATGGTTTTGATGAAGGGCAGGCTTCTTTATCAAAGATTGAAAATGAATTTATCCTACAAAACTATACCTTTCCCCAAAATATTATTGTTGCCGATATTGCCGGCGGCTTAGGCAACCTACTTCTTGAAGTATTAGCCCGTAATCCCTCATTGAAAGGGATTTTATTTGATAAAAAGCATGTGCTTGAAAAAAATATTTTGTCCAAATTAAACGATAATACTCGCTGGAAATTGCAATCGGGTTCTTTTTTTGAGCAGTGTCCAGAGGCCGATATCTATTTGTTGAAATACATCACTCATGATTGGCCCGATGATAAACTTGTTGAGATATTTAAAACTATTCGCAACGCAATGAAGCCCACCTCAAAATTACTGATCATGGATGCTGTTATCCCTGAAGATAATGCGCCTCATTTTGGAAAAGAGTTAGAACTTATATGTTTGAGTGTGATTCATGACAGTAACGAACGGACAAAAAACGAATTTATGGAATTATTTTCGCAAGCGGGTCTAAGGATCACCCAAATCATCCCAACAAACAGTCATATCAGCATCATTGAAACTGTTCCAATCTAA
- the glnB gene encoding nitrogen regulatory protein P-II: protein MKKIDAIIKPFKLDDVREALAEVGITGMTVTEVKGFGRQKGHTELYRGAEYMVDFLPKVKIEIVVPDDIVENCVETIMQTAQTGKIGDGKIFVYDVSRVIRIRTGEQDEEAI, encoded by the coding sequence ATGAAAAAAATTGATGCAATTATAAAACCTTTCAAACTGGATGATGTCCGAGAAGCCTTAGCTGAAGTTGGGATTACTGGTATGACGGTAACCGAAGTGAAAGGTTTTGGTCGTCAAAAAGGCCATACTGAATTATACCGTGGCGCAGAATATATGGTGGATTTCTTGCCAAAAGTTAAAATTGAGATCGTTGTGCCTGATGACATCGTTGAAAACTGTGTCGAAACGATCATGCAAACGGCTCAAACAGGCAAGATTGGTGACGGCAAAATTTTTGTCTATGATGTTTCTCGTGTTATCCGAATTAGAACAGGGGAGCAAGACGAGGAAGCGATTTAA
- a CDS encoding sensor histidine kinase, translated as MNALSKWRLFPRSLRQLVVMAFWLVLLPLLVLAYQAYQSLEQLSNQAAQINKTTLLDTRRSEAMGGLALEMERSYRQYCVLKDASLHSLYLKQFSDYQQMFERQKTILPKETDTSALSQALSELKTVVCENSEPPKEVTTALSQFSEQNNVLIQETRDVIFSRGEQLQKAIANKGQLFGWQSLILFLLSVLLVALFTRMIIGPVKGIERMINRLGTGRTLTNNLKQFKGPRELRSLAQRIIWLSERLAWLESQRHEFLRHISHELKTPLASMREGTELLADEVAGPLTASQKEVVEILDHSSKHLQQLIEQLLDYNRKLADSPPEAQHVDLQKLIEDIVMAHNLPARAKNIQTDIRLRIDHCLAEPTLLGRVIDNIYSNAVHYGSESGNIWITSRRINNKLVIEVANTGTPIPESEQSMIFEPFYQGSLVRKGAVKGSGLGLSIAQDCIKQMGGELSLVPHKLADVCFRIELPLTAENE; from the coding sequence ATGAATGCATTGAGTAAATGGCGTCTATTTCCGCGCTCCTTGCGCCAATTGGTTGTCATGGCATTTTGGTTAGTGCTATTACCGCTATTGGTATTGGCTTATCAGGCTTATCAAAGTTTGGAGCAATTAAGTAACCAAGCGGCTCAAATTAATAAAACAACACTTTTGGATACTCGCCGTAGTGAGGCTATGGGGGGATTAGCTTTAGAAATGGAAAGAAGCTACCGTCAGTATTGTGTATTAAAAGATGCCTCTTTACATTCGCTTTATTTAAAACAATTCTCTGATTATCAACAAATGTTCGAACGGCAGAAAACAATACTGCCTAAAGAAACAGATACTTCAGCGCTTTCTCAAGCATTGAGTGAGCTAAAAACAGTGGTTTGTGAAAATAGTGAGCCACCAAAAGAAGTCACGACCGCATTAAGCCAATTTTCTGAACAAAATAATGTATTGATACAAGAAACGCGTGATGTCATTTTTAGTCGAGGCGAGCAGCTACAAAAAGCGATTGCAAATAAAGGGCAACTCTTTGGTTGGCAAAGTCTGATCCTATTTCTATTAAGCGTTTTATTGGTTGCGCTATTTACACGGATGATTATTGGGCCTGTGAAAGGGATTGAGCGAATGATCAATCGGTTAGGCACGGGAAGGACCTTAACAAATAATCTTAAGCAATTCAAAGGACCCCGTGAGCTACGGTCTTTAGCGCAGCGTATTATCTGGTTAAGTGAACGCTTGGCTTGGCTAGAGTCACAGCGACATGAATTTTTACGGCATATTTCTCATGAACTTAAAACACCATTAGCCAGTATGCGTGAAGGCACAGAATTACTTGCGGATGAAGTGGCAGGGCCACTCACCGCTTCACAAAAAGAAGTCGTCGAAATTTTAGATCATAGTAGTAAGCATCTTCAGCAACTTATTGAACAGCTTCTCGATTATAATCGCAAGTTGGCTGATAGTCCGCCAGAAGCACAGCATGTCGACTTACAAAAATTGATTGAAGACATTGTTATGGCTCATAATTTACCAGCGAGAGCGAAAAATATTCAAACAGATATCCGTTTACGAATTGATCATTGCCTTGCTGAACCAACGTTACTTGGACGTGTTATTGATAATATCTACTCCAATGCGGTGCACTATGGCAGTGAATCAGGTAATATTTGGATCACAAGCCGCAGAATAAATAATAAGCTTGTCATTGAAGTTGCTAATACTGGCACGCCTATTCCTGAATCAGAGCAAAGTATGATTTTTGAACCTTTCTATCAAGGGTCACTGGTGAGAAAAGGGGCCGTCAAAGGAAGTGGTCTAGGATTAAGTATTGCGCAAGATTGTATTAAGCAAATGGGGGGTGAATTGTCACTTGTTCCCCATAAATTAGCAGATGTCTGCTTTAGAATTGAACTGCCTTTAACTGCAGAGAATGAATAA
- the qseG gene encoding two-component system QseEF-associated lipoprotein QseG, whose translation MANRSTDVLTALHLTMLSKRYIELTKKTTTFIQKRKTVQLGALLLSLILTGCATKSGQSPLDTLAQVVVPEVKVTDYRYADCHGIWDNQQQSARENALFWLRMMDCADRLDPKTARAQALQLSIDNWSNAFQQSILMGAAEPSIAERRKMVDSMNTFSLNFPTAIRPLLQLWREQQVQIINLAEANSRFKRLQQETDNKLDRMKEENARLLFELDTTSRKLENLTDIERQLSSRKQNTNETEKEVEAVDKNQAKEAVKVEKPVTESENSTTNNQLESERNDQP comes from the coding sequence ATGGCAAATAGGTCTACAGATGTTTTGACAGCACTGCATTTGACAATGCTGTCAAAGCGATACATCGAATTAACGAAAAAAACAACGACATTTATCCAAAAGCGAAAAACGGTACAGTTAGGCGCATTATTATTGTCATTAATTTTGACAGGGTGTGCGACTAAAAGTGGACAATCGCCATTAGATACATTGGCGCAAGTTGTGGTACCCGAGGTCAAAGTCACAGACTACCGTTATGCTGATTGTCATGGAATTTGGGATAATCAGCAGCAGAGTGCGCGTGAAAATGCCCTTTTTTGGCTGAGGATGATGGATTGTGCCGATCGTCTTGATCCGAAAACAGCCCGCGCACAAGCCTTACAACTGTCTATTGATAATTGGTCGAATGCATTTCAACAAAGTATTCTTATGGGAGCAGCAGAACCCTCGATTGCTGAGCGACGTAAAATGGTCGATAGCATGAATACCTTTAGCCTTAACTTCCCGACGGCAATTCGTCCGTTACTTCAGCTCTGGCGTGAGCAGCAAGTACAAATTATCAATCTCGCGGAAGCCAATTCTCGTTTTAAGCGCTTACAGCAAGAAACAGATAATAAGCTTGATCGTATGAAAGAGGAGAATGCTCGACTACTCTTTGAGTTGGACACGACATCACGCAAATTAGAGAATTTGACAGATATTGAAAGACAGCTCTCTTCCCGCAAGCAAAATACCAATGAAACAGAAAAAGAGGTAGAAGCAGTTGATAAAAATCAGGCCAAAGAAGCGGTTAAAGTAGAGAAGCCTGTTACTGAGAGCGAAAATTCAACCACAAATAATCAATTGGAGAGTGAGCGTAATGACCAGCCGTAA
- a CDS encoding NAD+ synthase, with translation MSRKLNISLAQLNWLVGDIEGNCDRMLQVFEKQKDIADIVMFSELSLTGYPPEDLLFRSDFNQRCLVQLERLQNASTETAIIVGHPWHEAGQMYNALSFFYQGKLLTRYFKQELPNYGVFDEPRYFSAGNKSAVIDFKGYRIGLLICEDIWFDAPVDAIKQAGAELLLTINASPYDRHKEHIRSDLLVAHCQRTQLPIVYLNQVGGQDELIFDGASKVLASNGDMTHQLMEFEEQVVNCQFNELSIVPMEKLPPVLSPVAQVYQALVMATRDYINKNGFNGAILGLSGGIDSGLTVAIAVDAIGQERVQAVMMPFRYTSEMSIHDAKEQAELLGVEFDIVSIEPMFDAFMAQLQPMFEGTQVDTTEENLQARCRAVILMAMSNKRRRLVLTTSNKSESAVGYSTLYGDMAGGFDVLKDVPKTLVFELAQYRNTVSPAIPQRVIDRPPSAELAPGQLDQDSLPPYDILDALLEGYVEKDYSVAQLIEQGFDEAIVRRVVRLVDINEYKRRQAPVGPRITVRNFGKDRRYPITSGFGRKNWS, from the coding sequence ATGAGCCGTAAGCTTAATATTTCATTAGCTCAATTAAATTGGTTAGTGGGTGATATTGAAGGTAACTGCGATCGTATGTTGCAGGTTTTTGAGAAACAAAAAGATATTGCTGACATTGTGATGTTCTCTGAGCTATCACTCACGGGATATCCCCCAGAGGATCTGCTATTTCGCTCCGATTTTAACCAGCGCTGTTTAGTGCAATTAGAACGTTTACAAAATGCGAGTACTGAAACCGCCATTATTGTTGGTCATCCATGGCATGAAGCGGGTCAAATGTATAATGCACTCTCTTTTTTCTATCAAGGAAAGTTATTAACGCGTTATTTTAAGCAAGAATTACCAAATTATGGTGTCTTTGATGAACCGCGTTATTTTTCCGCGGGCAATAAATCCGCTGTTATCGATTTTAAAGGCTATCGCATAGGCTTACTCATTTGTGAAGATATTTGGTTCGATGCCCCTGTTGATGCCATTAAACAAGCTGGCGCCGAGTTATTATTAACGATTAACGCATCTCCGTATGATCGTCATAAAGAACATATTCGTAGTGATTTGCTGGTCGCTCATTGCCAACGCACACAGCTGCCAATTGTCTATTTGAACCAAGTTGGCGGTCAGGATGAACTGATTTTTGACGGCGCGTCTAAGGTTTTGGCCAGTAATGGTGATATGACTCATCAACTCATGGAATTCGAAGAACAAGTGGTGAACTGCCAGTTCAACGAACTCAGCATCGTGCCTATGGAAAAGTTACCTCCTGTATTGTCGCCTGTTGCTCAGGTTTATCAAGCACTCGTTATGGCAACTCGTGACTATATTAATAAAAATGGTTTTAATGGCGCGATACTTGGCTTATCGGGCGGGATCGATTCAGGTCTTACCGTTGCGATTGCAGTGGATGCAATTGGTCAGGAGCGTGTTCAAGCCGTCATGATGCCATTTCGTTACACGTCAGAAATGAGCATTCATGATGCGAAAGAGCAAGCTGAACTGCTGGGAGTTGAATTTGATATTGTGTCAATTGAGCCTATGTTTGATGCTTTTATGGCACAGCTTCAACCAATGTTTGAAGGAACGCAAGTCGATACCACAGAAGAAAACTTACAAGCGCGTTGTCGTGCAGTTATTTTGATGGCAATGTCAAATAAACGTCGCCGTTTAGTGCTGACAACCAGTAATAAGAGTGAATCTGCTGTTGGTTATTCGACTTTATATGGCGATATGGCGGGTGGTTTTGATGTGCTAAAAGATGTGCCAAAAACATTAGTTTTCGAGCTAGCACAATACCGTAATACCGTGTCTCCAGCGATCCCACAACGCGTGATCGATAGACCACCTTCAGCGGAATTAGCGCCGGGGCAACTCGACCAAGATAGCTTACCACCTTATGATATTTTAGATGCATTGCTGGAAGGCTATGTAGAAAAAGATTATTCTGTCGCACAACTGATTGAACAAGGTTTTGATGAGGCGATTGTGCGTCGCGTTGTGCGCCTTGTCGATATTAATGAATATAAACGCCGCCAAGCACCTGTTGGGCCTCGCATTACGGTGCGTAACTTCGGGAAAGATCGTCGTTATCCAATCACGTCGGGTTTTGGCCGTAAAAATTGGTCATAA